Within the Bacteroidota bacterium genome, the region AATTCGTTCCGTTGGAATTAATGTTGACAAAGTCCCAATTGTAGCATCAGTTAGTTCTGTGCCTCTAGTCAAATTATGACCCTCTAAATTTGTAGGTTCCATTCCTATTAAATTGGTAACTGTTGCTGACAAGTCATTTAATGAGCCATATACTACACCACCTGCAAATTTTGCTGCTTTAGTTATGTAACCATCGTCTTCTTTTACCGTCAAAAAATTATCTTTTATTTTTTCTACTGCATTAGGAATGAATGGCTTAATAGTGCCCATTGATTTTTGATTTTTTACCCTCGCATTAACGATAGCGTTTTCGCATTTATTACCACCATTATTAACATTATCTCTTGCAGATTGCCAAATATTGTATTTGTTAAGTCTAGCAGGTTCAGCACCATCTAAATCTATAAATTGAATAGGACTATTACCTGAAAATTGATATGCTGAATAATATGGATAATCTTCAAACAACGGATCAACACTCAAAAACCTACCTAATCGATTATTATAAATCCTAAAACCATAATCTTGTGTTTGGGTTTCACCGTCATTCTCTTTACCATTAAAACCAAACCTATACCCATTTTCCGCTTCTACCTCTTCCAAAGTAAAGTTACAGATTTGCACACTACCAGAAGCATTACCTGCCTCATGGAATATTACA harbors:
- a CDS encoding RHS repeat-associated core domain-containing protein: MYVKDVASTTNLISITDFMTPGDYSYIFTATGFETNVIFHEAGNASGSVQICNFTLEEVEAENGYRFGFNGKENDGETQTQDYGFRIYNNRLGRFLSVDPLFEDYPYYSAYQFSGNSPIQFIDLDGAEPARLNKYNIWQSARDNVNNGGNKCENAIVNARVKNQKSMGTIKPFIPNAVEKIKDNFLTVKEDDGYITKAAKFAGGVVYGSLNDLSATVTNLIGMEPTNLEGHNLTRGTELTDATIGTLSTLIPTERIFKPVSKAAAMGLSKFANTMLTQAERKAMSQSAKHLLHKKHNAKVLNLKQLNKKGKETLEKLKDAGEIVKTVAKDKKEKEEKK